The DNA region TTTACATGATGTCCGACAACCGCGAACAGGATGACAACGTCATCGGCGTGTACCACAAGTCACTGCTGTACCTTGTTTCCCGTGCCTATGAAGAACTGCAACGCATGCCGCTGCTGGGCATGGCCAAGAGCCTGGACAAGAACTTCCAGGACTTCAGCAACCCCGATGTGGCGCAGTGGAACATTGCCGCCAAGAACATGACCGAGCAGTGGAACCAGTTTTACTGGGGAAAAACCATTCCGGCCGGTTTCGCCGCCACAGGCCGTGGGCTTCCCGAGGCGTTCGCGAAAACCCTGCATATCTTCAACGATTCGCAAATGAACTACGGCGCGGGCACCAAAGCGGACACCTCCCACGGCGGGTTCGACCATGATGTGAACGTCATTACCGCCGCCTTGCTGACCATTCTCAGACGAGAGCCGGACGCGAAGCTGGACCAACCGGTGGTTAACCTGAACTACTGAGGCGTCTGTGCAATGAATCGCAACGCACCGACTGTACATCCATACAGATAAAGATTGCCCCATCGCTCATCAGCCGCCATTCTGTCCGCCTCTCGACAGTTGATGAGCGATGGTGGTTATGCGGCTGTACCTCTGTGAAAAACCTTCCCAGGCCAAAGACATTGCGGCCGTCCTCGGCGCCAGGCGTCGTGGCGACGGCTGCTGGCTGGGAACGGACGTCACGGTGACCTGGTGCATCGGCCATCTGTTGGAAACCGCGCCGCCGGACGCCTATGACGCGCGTTACAAGCGCTGGGTGCTGGCGGATCTGCCGATCATTCCAGAGAAGTGGAAGATGACCGTCAAACCACGCACGGCCAGCCAGTACAAAGCGGTCAAGCGGCTGCTCGGCGAGGCCGATGAATTGGTGATCGCCACCGACGCCGACCGTGAAGGCGAGATGATCGCCCGGGAACTGGTCGAGCATTGCCGTTATCGCGGGCCGATCCAGCGGCTATGGCTGTCGGCGCTGGACGATGCGTCAATCCGCAAGGCGTTGGCAGCCCTGAAGCCGGGGGCCGAGACCTTTAGCCTGTACCATTCGGCACTCGGGCGCTCGCGGGCCGACTGGTTGATCGGGATGAACATGAGTCGGCTATTCACGCTGCTAGGGCGTCAGTCGGGTTATCAGGGCGTATTGCCGGTCGGTCGGGTGCAAACGCCGACCCTGCGCCTGGTGGTGGATCGCGACCGCAGCATCGCCGATTTCGTGCCGGTCGCCTATTGGGCCATCGATGTGCAACTGCTGCACGACGGCACCTCGTTCACCGCCCAGTGGCGTGCAGCCTCCGAGGTTTGCGACGATCAGGATCGCTGCCTGAATCAGGCGTTGGCGCAAAATGCAGCGGCAGCCATTGGCAGTGCGGCGAGTGCCCGGGTGATCAAACTGCGTACCGAGCGAATGCGCGAAGTGGCCCCCCTGCCCTTCGATCTGGGCACCTTGCAGGAAGTCTGCTCGAAGAAGCTCGGGCTCGGCGCCCAGGAAACCCTCGATATCGCCCAGGCCCTGTACGAAACCCACAAGGTCATCACCTATCCCCGCAGCGACTGCGGTTACCTGCCCGTGAGTCAGCACAGCGAAGCACCGGGCATTCTGGCCGCGCTGAGGCAGGCTGATCCGGCACTGAATGCCTTGAACGATTTCCTGGAGCCTCAGCGCCGCTCACGGGCCTGGAACGACGCCAAGGTCAGCGCTCACCACGGCATCATCCCCACCGCTGCGGCGAAAAACCTCGAGCGGCTGGTGGGCAAGCAGCGGGCCGTCTATACCCTGATCCGCGCGCGTTATCTGGCGCAGTTTCTGCCCAACCATGAATACGACCGGAGCCAGGCCGACTTCGACTGCGCCGGTGAAGCCTTGCGTGCCGTCGGCAAGCAGATCTTCGAGCCCGGCTGGAAACGCGCTCTGCCCGAGGCCCTCGCCCCGGCCAAGGGCCGCGAAGCACCGGCGCCGCAAACGCTGCCGGCATTGGCCGAAGGACGTGACTGCGCGGTGGCCGACGTGAAGCTCAAGGACCTCTGGACGCAACCGCCCAAACCGTTCACCGAAGGCGATCTGATCAAGGCGATGAAGAACGTCGCCAAACTGGTGGAAGATCCCCTGCTCAAGCAGAAACTCAAGGACACCACCGGCATCGGCACTGAAGCGACCCGCGCCTCGATCATCCAGGGCCTGCTCGACCGTGGTTATCTGATCAAGAACGGCAAGGCGCTCGCCGCCACCCCGGCCGCTTTCAGCCTGATCGATGCCGTGCCGCGTGCCATCGCCGACCCCGGGACCACGGCGATTTGGGAGCAGGCGCTGGACATGGTGCAGAGTGGCGAGATGAGCCTGGAAGAATTCGTCACGAAACAGGCCGCGTGGATGAGCAAACAGGTCGCCCGTTGCGCCGGCCTGAGCCTGACCATCAGTGGACCGGCAAGCCCCGCCGGGCGCGGTGCCACACCGTGGAAAAACAAACGCAAGCCCGCCAAACGCAAGCCCTCGACCGGCACCAAACGCGCGGCAAAACCAGCGAGCAAGGCTTGAGGGCACTTCGGGCGAGCCAAAAGGGTCTAGTGTTCTTCAAGCCCAGCGACAGCCCCATTTTCTGAGAAGGCATCGACCATGATTATCGTGCATCACCTGAACAACTCCCGTTCCCAGCGGATTCTCTGGTTGCTGGAAGAACTGGCCATCCCTTACGAGCTGAAATGCTATCAGCGCGACCCGAAGACCAACCTGGCACCGCCGGAATTGAAAGCGATCAATGCCCTGGGTAAATCACCGGTCATCGAAGACGGCGCGCAGAAGCTGATCGAGTCCTCCGCGATCATCGACTACCTGATTCGACGTCATGGCGACGGTCGCCTGCAACCCGATCCGTCCACCCCCGCCTATGACGAATACGTGCAGTGGCTGCATTTCGCCGAAGGGTCAGCGATGTTGCCGCTGATGTTGAACCTGTATGTGGGACGCCTCGGTGAAGCCGGTGCGCCGTTGCATCCGCG from Pseudomonas sp. ACM7 includes:
- a CDS encoding DNA topoisomerase III, whose protein sequence is MRLYLCEKPSQAKDIAAVLGARRRGDGCWLGTDVTVTWCIGHLLETAPPDAYDARYKRWVLADLPIIPEKWKMTVKPRTASQYKAVKRLLGEADELVIATDADREGEMIARELVEHCRYRGPIQRLWLSALDDASIRKALAALKPGAETFSLYHSALGRSRADWLIGMNMSRLFTLLGRQSGYQGVLPVGRVQTPTLRLVVDRDRSIADFVPVAYWAIDVQLLHDGTSFTAQWRAASEVCDDQDRCLNQALAQNAAAAIGSAASARVIKLRTERMREVAPLPFDLGTLQEVCSKKLGLGAQETLDIAQALYETHKVITYPRSDCGYLPVSQHSEAPGILAALRQADPALNALNDFLEPQRRSRAWNDAKVSAHHGIIPTAAAKNLERLVGKQRAVYTLIRARYLAQFLPNHEYDRSQADFDCAGEALRAVGKQIFEPGWKRALPEALAPAKGREAPAPQTLPALAEGRDCAVADVKLKDLWTQPPKPFTEGDLIKAMKNVAKLVEDPLLKQKLKDTTGIGTEATRASIIQGLLDRGYLIKNGKALAATPAAFSLIDAVPRAIADPGTTAIWEQALDMVQSGEMSLEEFVTKQAAWMSKQVARCAGLSLTISGPASPAGRGATPWKNKRKPAKRKPSTGTKRAAKPASKA
- a CDS encoding glutathione S-transferase family protein, which produces MIIVHHLNNSRSQRILWLLEELAIPYELKCYQRDPKTNLAPPELKAINALGKSPVIEDGAQKLIESSAIIDYLIRRHGDGRLQPDPSTPAYDEYVQWLHFAEGSAMLPLMLNLYVGRLGEAGAPLHPRINSEVANYLGYLDTALSQSDYLLGDEFSAADIQMSFIGEIARAQGKLGDYPHIAAWIERFQARPAYQAALKKGGKYDFAPH